In Vanacampus margaritifer isolate UIUO_Vmar chromosome 9, RoL_Vmar_1.0, whole genome shotgun sequence, the following proteins share a genomic window:
- the them4 gene encoding acyl-coenzyme A thioesterase THEM4: MARNLFRLLMGCQRLALPPPVNPHPCHSSTWLLPFGSSFVRTMVALPFSFSLKPRDFSLPNSSWGAEMMRLYDFYNSQCEVENESGEKQWGPWRRVPSYNRTLKYATGGAYLSKFIQSKNRLFTRSVKTIGAAFEYAMFINKEEKRCVCIFQAGHLLEGPPGHVHGGAIATMIDSVTGAHAAFLSGPVMTANLNINYRSPIPLGSTVLMESSLDNKEGRKTLISCKVTSTDGSKLHTEATALFLSINVSHLLGM; the protein is encoded by the exons ATGGCGAGGAACCTGTTCCGACTATTGATGGGCTGCCAGCGCCTTGCTTTACCTCCACCAGTCAATCCTCATCCCTGCCATTCATCCACCTGGTTGTTGCCATTCGGAAGCAGCTTTGTGCGGACCATGGTG GCACTTCCGTTTTCCTTTTCCCTGAAGCCTCGGGACTTCAGCCTGCCCAACTCCTCATGGGGTGCGGAAATGATGCGCTTGTATGACTTCTACAACAGCCAATGCGAGGTGGAAAATGAATCTGGAGAAAAACAGTGGGGACCTTGGAGGAGAGTGCCCAGTTACAATCGTACCCTGAAGTATGCCACAG GAGGAGCGTATCTGAGCAAGTTTATCCAGTCCAAAAATCGTCTTTTTACACGCAGCGTCAAAACCATAGGAGCTGCATTTGAATATGCCATGTTTATTAACAAAGAAGAGAAGAGATGTGTATGCATTTTCCAGGCTGGACACTTGCTGGAGGGGCCGCCAGG GCATGTCCACGGGGGGGCGATCGCCACTATGATCGACTCCGTCACTGGCGCTCATGCAGCTTTTTTGTCTGGACCAGTAATGACTGCCAATCTCAACATCAATTACCGCAG ccCCATCCCGTTGGGAAGTACAGTGTTGATGGAATCCTCCCTTGATAACAAGGAAGGCCGAAAAACGTTAATTTCCTGTAAAGTGACCAGCACCGACGGCTCCAAGCTGCACACTGAGGCAACAG cactcTTCCTATCTATTAATGTCAGCCATTTGTTGGGAATGTGA
- the LOC144057220 gene encoding uncharacterized protein LOC144057220 produces MKLVVALTLVSVAVMTVMILQTLRQELQLRHLKTRTVEHLAEAKRGEKTITLIKKQNVDLKTNLASITGRVEELKKRKAAAEKAEQDQQKSLQECGKEKESAQNNTKATVEAINELKAEHAEEKRKAEDAMQKVKQHILDRDKALCIFADPSFAEVKTLCGNKAPQ; encoded by the exons atgaagtTAGTGGTTGCTTTGACCTTGGTCAGCGTGGCTGTAATGACCGTGATGATCCTCCAGACGTTACGCCAGGAGCTCCAACTGCGCCATTTAAAAACACGCACGGTGGAGCACCTTGCTGAGGCCAAGAGGGGAGAGAAAACCATCaccttaataaaaaaacaaaacgtggatCTGAAGACGAACCTGGCGTCCATCACGGGCAGGGTGGAGGAACTGAAGAAGCGCAAAGCAGCCGCTGAAAAAGCCGAGCAGGACCAACAAAAAAGTTTGCAGGAATGCGGCAAAGAGAAG GAAAGTGCACAGAACAATACGAAAGCTACCGTAGAAGCCATTAATGAACTCAAAG CTGAACACGCAgaggagaaaagaaaagctGAGGATGCAATGCAGAAAGTCAAACAGCATATTTTGGATCGAGACAAAGCTCTTTGCATTTTTGCTGATCCGAGCTTTGCCGAAGTGAA gACGTTGTGTGGTAATAAAGCGCCACAGTAG